ATTAATGTTGGTTACTAAGAACAATACTTAATAAAAAAATTATCGTTGTTAAATAATTCAAGTCCGTGTTGGCAAGCCTCGCTCCAGGTAGTAAAATCACCAATTAATTTTTCGTCTTTAATTAATAGATACCGATTAGCGTAATTGTGTTTTAATTCATCCTGATTGGTTTGATAGTAAGAAATATTTCGGAACATATTCTTTTCCAACAACATAAGTAATAGGTTAGCTCTGTAAAATAATATAAGGGCATACACCAACTACCACTAAATGGTTCAATTAATAGTATCTAGGCTGTAATATTTTGCATATTTCCGTATTAATACAGCAATGTTTAAGTTTAATGAAATCTATTCAAAAAATTACACAGTTAATAGTGTTTAACGTTATTTTCCGCAAAAGCTAAAATCAAACGGCGCATTAATACGGATATTAACAGGAATAAATTAATGTATAAACGTTTGAATAATTTGTTCGGCGGCTTTTTTGCCGCTGGCTAAGGCGGCTTCTACAGTGCCAATAGCTGTCCCTTCGTAGAGCGCTTCGCCGGCAAAATACAAAGTATTGGCTTCTGGAATATTTAAAATTTGCCGGGCTGTGGTGCCGCCCACGGTAGCATAGGCGTAAGCGCCCCGGGCGAAAGGATCGGCTGCCCAATTAAATACTTGTTGAGCCACCAACTGTTCCCGTAAATATGCGACTGAAGTATCGAAAAGCAAAGCTAAAGTAGTTAAAGCTTCTGAAAGCAGTTCGGTTGGAGTAGCATTCCGACGTATTTCTGCTTCGCTGCCGGCAATCCAACCGGTAAGTACCGGCGCTGGATTAGGGAGCTGTGTCCACCAGGCGGCAATAGCTGAGGCATCGGTAAATAAAAAGGCTAGCTCGGGCATTTTTTGTGTTACGGCTGCATTGGTTTCATTTTCTTCCCAGAAAGCGCTTTTAAACTCCAGTACTATTTTAATTACCGGCCCAAATCCCAGCGTGGCCAGCGCTTGTTGCCGCTGGGGCAGTGCTGGCGTAAATTGAATAGAACCTTCGGCTGTGGGTTCGGCCTGGAGTACTCCCAGTGGTACAGTAATTAATACTTTGGGAGCTTGATACGTTTTACCGGTGGTGCAGGTTACTTGAACTTGCTTGGGTTGCCAGTTTATTTCTTTTACCGGGGTAGTGGTTACTATAGTTCCGCCGTTGGCTTGTACCTGATGGGCCAGTAAATCTATAATCTGGTGATAACCGCCTGTAGGATGGTAAGAGTTAGCGGCGCCATCAGTTTGCCACTCGTCGCGTAAGGCCAAAGAACTGGTCCGGTTGATATCGGCAGCATCGTACCCTTCGGCAAAGCGGGTAACGCCTTGCCGCAATTCGGCAAATTCATCGCCGGATAGGTATTTTTTTAAAAATTCGG
The sequence above is a segment of the Adhaeribacter swui genome. Coding sequences within it:
- a CDS encoding flavin monoamine oxidase family protein, which codes for MTDVLIIGAGAAGLMAARELTQQGLKVTILEARHRLGGRIFTQQENNFSVPVEAGAEFVHGDLPLTQVLFQEAQVSLHLLAGKNYQILDGILKESEEFIEHFDELLARLNELEEDMPFAEFLKKYLSGDEFAELRQGVTRFAEGYDAADINRTSSLALRDEWQTDGAANSYHPTGGYHQIIDLLAHQVQANGGTIVTTTPVKEINWQPKQVQVTCTTGKTYQAPKVLITVPLGVLQAEPTAEGSIQFTPALPQRQQALATLGFGPVIKIVLEFKSAFWEENETNAAVTQKMPELAFLFTDASAIAAWWTQLPNPAPVLTGWIAGSEAEIRRNATPTELLSEALTTLALLFDTSVAYLREQLVAQQVFNWAADPFARGAYAYATVGGTTARQILNIPEANTLYFAGEALYEGTAIGTVEAALASGKKAAEQIIQTFIH